One Bufo gargarizans isolate SCDJY-AF-19 chromosome 3, ASM1485885v1, whole genome shotgun sequence DNA segment encodes these proteins:
- the FHL2 gene encoding four and a half LIM domains protein 2 gives MTERFDCHYCKETLFGKKYLLKEENPYCVKCYENLYSNTCEECKKPIGCDGKDLSYKDRHWHEACFHCFQCKRSLVDKPFAAKDEHLICTECYSNEYSSKCNECKKTIMPGTRKMEYKGNSWHETCFICARCQQPIGTKSFIPKENQNFCVPCYEKQFAMHCIQCKKAITTGGVTYRDQPWHKECFICTGCKKPLSGQRFTSRDEFAYCLNCFCNLYAKKCAGCTSPISGLGGTKYISFEERQWHSDCFNCKKCAISLVGRGFLTERDDVLCPECGKDI, from the exons ATGACTGAGCGATTTGATTGCCATTACTGCAAGGAAACTCTGTTTGGAAAAAAATACCTTCTGAAAGAAGAAAATCCATATTGTGTGAAATGTTACGAGAATCTGTACTCCAACACATGTGAAGAATGCAAGAAGCCCATTGGCTGTGATGGCAAG GATCTTTCATACAAGGATCGACACTGGCATGAAGCCTGCTTTCACTGCTTCCAGTGCAAGCGCTCACTGGTGGACAAGCCATTTGCTGCCAAGGATGAACATCTCATTTGTACTGAATGTTACTCTAATGAATATTCTTCCAAATGCAATGAATGCAAGAAAACTATCATGCCAG GAACACGCAAGATGGAATATAAGGGAAACAGCTGGCACGAGACTTGCTTTATCTGTGCGCGATGCCAGCAGCCTATAGGTACAAAGAGCTTCATCCCCAAAGAGAACCAGAACTTTTGTGTGCCATGTTATGAAAAGCAGTTTGCAATGCATTGCATTCAGTGTAAAAAG GCCATCACTACAGGAGGTGTCACCTATCGGGATCAGCCCTGGCATAAGGAGTGCTTTATCTGTACTGGCTGCAAGAAACCATTGTCTGGGCAAAGATTTACTTCCCGGGATGAATTTGCCTATTGCCTGAACTGCTTCTGCAATTTATATGCCAAGAAATGTGCTGGATGCACCAGTCCCATAAGTG GGCTTGGAGGAACGAAATATATATCTTTTGAGGAACGTCAATGGCACAGTGATTGCTTTAACTGTAAGAAGTGTGCAATTTCTTTGGTGGGTCGTGGCTTTCTTAcagaaagagatgacgtcttgtgtcctgaatgtggaaaggaTATATAA